A genomic segment from Thermodesulfobacteriota bacterium encodes:
- a CDS encoding cytochrome c3 family protein produces the protein MKKTLILIAVAAALALVPASSMAGIATTAHDLSGKGWGTDQICVFCHTPHNAKAEQIIPLWNHGARTSTSYTLYTSTTLDAGPLGQPVGVSKACLSCHDGVTAIDSYGARTGSNYMTGDNTVGRSNTLADDHPISFTWPTTDTGLYTPSSGKVGTLQLPLYGTGNDQMECGSCHDVHNNAHAPFLRAANAASALCLNCHNK, from the coding sequence GTGAAAAAGACTTTGATACTCATCGCCGTAGCCGCGGCGCTGGCGCTGGTCCCGGCCAGCTCCATGGCAGGGATCGCGACCACCGCCCACGACCTGTCGGGTAAAGGCTGGGGCACGGACCAGATCTGCGTCTTCTGCCATACGCCGCACAACGCTAAAGCCGAACAGATCATTCCGCTCTGGAATCACGGGGCCCGCACATCAACTTCGTACACCCTGTACACCAGCACCACCCTGGACGCGGGGCCCCTCGGGCAGCCGGTGGGCGTTTCGAAAGCCTGCCTGAGCTGCCACGACGGCGTGACGGCCATCGACTCCTACGGGGCCCGGACAGGATCGAATTATATGACGGGGGATAACACGGTTGGACGCAGCAATACCCTTGCCGATGACCATCCGATCTCATTCACCTGGCCCACCACGGACACCGGGCTGTATACGCCTTCCTCGGGAAAAGTAGGCACGCTACAACTTCCGCTCTACGGCACAGGCAATGATCAGATGGAGTGCGGCTCCTGCCACGATGTACACAATAACGCCCATGCCCCATTCCTGCGGGCCGCCAACGCAGCGAGTGCATTGTGTTTGAACTGCCACAACAAGTAA
- a CDS encoding cytochrome c3 family protein: protein MSKPRRILVRVAGVAASMLFSASSLATITGSMHDFSARGYGTDEICVFCHTPHNAKTPQLAPLWNHATTVATYTLYSSPTMNVPVGQPGNASKSCLSCHDGSVAIDSYGSRTGTNLMPGTPGIPGSPNLGIDLSDDHPVGIQWVHQTCPTGPGSEHCCTLECHTSLDPDGMPFYGTYHNRYMECATCHEPHLKYSNPKMLRRPLAGSEICLTCHAK, encoded by the coding sequence GTGAGCAAGCCTCGTCGGATATTGGTGCGGGTTGCGGGGGTCGCCGCATCGATGCTATTTTCGGCCTCGTCCCTCGCGACGATCACCGGGTCCATGCATGACTTCTCCGCCAGGGGCTATGGGACGGACGAGATCTGCGTTTTCTGCCACACGCCGCACAACGCCAAGACCCCGCAGCTCGCACCGCTCTGGAACCACGCGACGACTGTTGCCACGTACACGCTGTACAGCAGCCCCACCATGAACGTACCGGTTGGCCAGCCGGGGAACGCCTCGAAATCGTGCCTGAGCTGCCACGACGGGTCGGTGGCGATCGACTCCTACGGGAGCCGAACGGGAACGAATCTCATGCCGGGAACTCCAGGCATCCCGGGCAGCCCGAACCTGGGAATCGATCTCAGCGACGACCATCCGGTGGGCATCCAATGGGTTCACCAGACCTGCCCCACCGGCCCCGGCTCCGAACACTGCTGCACGCTGGAATGTCACACCTCCCTGGACCCCGACGGAATGCCCTTCTATGGGACTTACCACAACCGCTATATGGAATGCGCCACGTGCCACGAGCCTCATTTGAAGTATTCGAACCCGAAGATGCTGCGCAGACCGCTGGCCGGCTCGGAAATCTGCCTGACGTGCCACGCAAAATAA
- a CDS encoding cytochrome c3 family protein, giving the protein MPRKIKTVKPYPTTMHAWAFALLLVGILLPPPMSFAGSIVGTAHDLSGRGWGTDEICVFCHTPHTARAQQLAPLWNHASATATYVLYGSPTMDEIPEQPGNASKSCLSCHDGTVAIDAYGSRTGSNIMPGDPGTPGSRNLGIDLSDDHPVGVLWDHQTMNPTPICTTCHSGGHHSPPQPIGGELRFYNGRVECGSCHNAHSDTLTKFLRKTVAGSAICLHCHQNK; this is encoded by the coding sequence GTGCCACGCAAAATAAAGACCGTGAAACCGTACCCGACGACGATGCATGCGTGGGCTTTCGCTCTCCTCCTGGTGGGGATCCTTCTCCCTCCGCCTATGTCTTTCGCGGGATCGATCGTAGGAACGGCCCACGATCTGTCCGGCCGGGGCTGGGGGACGGACGAGATCTGCGTCTTCTGCCATACACCCCACACCGCAAGGGCGCAGCAGCTTGCTCCTCTCTGGAATCATGCGTCGGCCACCGCCACATACGTACTTTACGGCAGCCCCACCATGGACGAGATCCCCGAGCAGCCGGGAAACGCCTCGAAATCGTGCCTGAGCTGCCACGACGGGACGGTGGCGATCGACGCCTACGGGAGCCGGACGGGATCGAACATAATGCCGGGCGACCCGGGAACGCCGGGAAGCAGAAACCTGGGGATCGACCTGTCGGACGATCACCCCGTCGGTGTTCTTTGGGACCACCAGACGATGAATCCGACTCCGATCTGTACGACGTGCCACTCGGGAGGCCACCATTCTCCTCCGCAGCCGATCGGAGGGGAGCTGCGATTCTATAACGGCAGGGTGGAGTGCGGTTCCTGCCACAACGCGCACAGCGACACCCTGACCAAGTTCCTGCGGAAGACCGTTGCCGGCTCGGCCATCTGTCTCCACTGCCACCAGAACAAATGA
- a CDS encoding cytochrome c3 family protein yields MRATMATGAILGTLLLAACGAHTKREWLTFFFDGVPPEKTESPAGAGQPVASAPPKAAPAAFPAAKAAPEKVVHPPYRDRRCDACHESKFSHKLRGKTGEICLLCHRNLFAEAKFRHAPAEDGSCLGCHNPHESAEKHLLTRKGQHVCRECHDEKDLASAPAHAASGTALCQACHDPHGGGNRLFIKTGAPRAPADFPAPAAR; encoded by the coding sequence ATGCGAGCGACGATGGCCACCGGAGCGATCTTGGGAACGTTGCTGCTGGCCGCCTGCGGCGCGCACACGAAACGGGAATGGCTGACCTTCTTCTTCGACGGCGTCCCGCCGGAGAAGACGGAAAGCCCCGCCGGCGCCGGGCAACCGGTCGCCTCGGCGCCTCCGAAAGCCGCCCCCGCCGCCTTTCCCGCCGCGAAAGCCGCTCCCGAAAAGGTGGTGCATCCCCCGTACCGCGACCGCCGATGCGATGCGTGTCACGAGTCGAAGTTTTCCCATAAATTGCGCGGCAAGACAGGCGAGATTTGCCTATTGTGCCACCGGAACCTTTTCGCCGAAGCGAAGTTCCGGCATGCGCCGGCGGAGGACGGCTCCTGCCTGGGTTGCCACAACCCCCACGAATCGGCCGAGAAGCACCTGCTGACGCGCAAGGGACAGCATGTCTGCCGGGAGTGCCACGACGAAAAGGACCTGGCGAGCGCCCCGGCGCATGCCGCGAGCGGGACCGCCCTCTGCCAGGCATGCCACGATCCGCACGGCGGCGGCAACCGGCTTTTCATTAAAACCGGCGCACCCCGTGCCCCCGCAGACTTTCCCGCTCCCGCCGCCCGATGA
- a CDS encoding cytochrome c3 family protein, whose translation MGNGGPSGLRLRLCLVLSALMGLSILPPLPASGVGIVSSRHNLSAGGPGSVKAGTETEICIFCHTPHYGASVAPLWNRYSSGATYIPYGSSTAISRPGQPTGASKLCLSCHDGTVALGSIRSRGAPIPMQGGIGVIPPGATRLGTDLSDDHPVSFTYDAGLAAANGQLYNPSTLTGRVRLDENGELQCTSCHDPHNDQYGKFRVMSNSASALCTTCHNKTYWSAGIHKTASGGHGGSTWNGQPPDPWPHTEETTIVGNGCENCHTPHNAGTGQRLLNFPGNEQNCYSCHNGNVVLRNIQAEFNKVSVHPVSTTSGLHDPSEDLVNPPRHVTCVDCHNPHAARINHCTDCHVPAHGIESITASGLLKGVRGVNASGTAVDPITYQYELCFRCHADSVNRGPARVPRQFVQTNTRLAFATSNASYHPVITTGKNPVVPSLISPYTTAAQITCTACHSNNRGVGGHVGPGPTGPHGSDYVPLLERRQELTDFQGESSAVYALCYKCHSRTSILSDVSFTRHNLHVVTRTTACTTCHDPHGVTTVPRLINFNTTYVTASSGGQLRFDA comes from the coding sequence ATGGGAAACGGGGGACCTTCGGGCCTGCGGCTCAGGCTTTGCCTGGTGCTGTCGGCCTTGATGGGGCTATCGATCTTGCCGCCGCTGCCGGCGTCCGGAGTCGGCATCGTTTCCTCCAGGCACAACCTCTCCGCCGGCGGCCCGGGCTCGGTTAAGGCGGGGACCGAAACGGAGATCTGCATCTTCTGCCATACCCCGCACTATGGTGCGAGCGTGGCGCCGCTGTGGAACCGGTACAGCTCGGGAGCGACCTACATCCCGTACGGCAGCTCCACGGCGATCTCCCGCCCGGGCCAACCCACCGGGGCGTCCAAGCTGTGCCTCTCCTGCCACGACGGCACGGTCGCGCTCGGCTCGATTCGCAGCCGCGGTGCGCCGATTCCGATGCAGGGCGGGATCGGCGTCATCCCCCCGGGGGCGACGCGGCTGGGAACCGACCTGTCGGACGACCACCCGGTCTCCTTCACCTACGACGCGGGACTGGCCGCGGCCAACGGACAGCTCTACAATCCGTCCACGCTCACCGGACGGGTGCGGCTCGACGAGAATGGCGAGCTTCAGTGCACCTCCTGTCACGATCCGCACAACGACCAGTACGGGAAGTTCCGGGTGATGAGCAACTCCGCCTCGGCCCTGTGCACGACCTGCCACAACAAGACGTATTGGAGCGCCGGGATCCACAAGACGGCCAGCGGCGGGCACGGCGGCAGCACCTGGAACGGGCAGCCGCCCGATCCGTGGCCGCACACGGAGGAGACGACGATCGTCGGAAACGGCTGCGAAAACTGCCACACGCCGCACAATGCGGGCACGGGGCAGCGGTTGTTGAATTTCCCCGGCAATGAGCAGAACTGTTACTCGTGCCACAACGGCAACGTCGTGCTCCGCAACATCCAGGCGGAATTCAACAAGGTCAGCGTGCATCCGGTGTCCACGACTTCCGGCCTGCACGATCCGTCGGAGGACCTGGTGAACCCGCCGCGTCACGTCACCTGCGTGGACTGCCACAACCCGCATGCGGCCAGGATCAACCACTGCACGGACTGCCACGTTCCGGCGCATGGGATCGAGTCGATCACGGCGTCCGGCCTGCTTAAGGGGGTCAGGGGGGTCAACGCGTCGGGCACCGCCGTCGACCCGATCACATATCAGTACGAGCTCTGTTTCCGCTGCCACGCCGACAGCGTCAACCGCGGCCCGGCGCGCGTCCCCCGGCAGTTCGTGCAGACCAACACCCGTCTTGCGTTCGCGACGTCCAACGCGTCGTACCACCCCGTGATAACGACGGGTAAAAACCCCGTCGTGCCGAGCCTGATCTCTCCATACACGACCGCCGCGCAGATCACCTGCACCGCATGCCACAGCAACAACAGGGGCGTGGGGGGTCACGTCGGCCCGGGGCCGACGGGGCCGCACGGCTCGGATTATGTCCCGCTGCTGGAGCGGCGGCAGGAGCTGACCGATTTCCAGGGGGAGAGTTCGGCCGTCTACGCGTTGTGTTACAAGTGCCACAGCCGGACCAGCATCCTGAGCGATGTCAGTTTCACCAGACACAACCTTCACGTCGTCACCCGGACGACCGCCTGCACCACCTGTCACGATCCGCACGGAGTGACCACCGTCCCTCGGCTCATCAACTTCAATACGACCTACGTCACCGCCTCCTCCGGAGGCCAGCTCCGGTTCGACGCCG
- a CDS encoding 6-bladed beta-propeller, whose amino-acid sequence MMRSNRIRHFAWAVLLAAAISGCAAPSVKPDGTGTDRLQRVWPPPPADARVVYVRSVAAPGDLGMRPSFFRRVANFLTGGRDGTEPLVKPFGIALDEDGNLCVTDTGVGAVSFFDLGGNRYRRFEEIGKLRFVAPVAVVKRNGIFYVADSGLASVLAFDTQGNLRIRIQAELERPSGLAIAGEKLYVADAQAHAVAVFDMAGKFLARFGRRGVEPGEFNFPTHLSSDAKGRLYVTDSMNSRVQVFDADGRFLNVIGGMGDGSGHFSRPKGVAVDGFGNVYVADALYDNLQIFDEKGRFLLDVGRAGSEEGEFWMPAGVAIGRNNEIYVADSYNCRVQQFQYVGKP is encoded by the coding sequence ATGATGCGGTCGAACCGGATCCGACATTTCGCATGGGCCGTCCTGCTGGCCGCGGCGATCTCCGGGTGCGCCGCGCCGTCCGTCAAGCCGGACGGGACGGGAACCGATCGGCTCCAGCGCGTCTGGCCGCCGCCCCCCGCCGATGCGCGCGTGGTGTACGTGCGGAGCGTCGCGGCGCCGGGCGACCTGGGTATGCGCCCGTCGTTCTTCCGGAGGGTCGCCAACTTCCTCACGGGGGGCCGCGACGGGACGGAACCCCTGGTGAAGCCGTTCGGCATAGCCCTCGACGAGGACGGAAACCTCTGCGTCACGGATACCGGCGTCGGCGCCGTCAGCTTTTTCGACCTTGGCGGGAATCGTTACCGACGCTTCGAAGAGATCGGGAAACTCCGGTTCGTCGCCCCGGTCGCCGTCGTAAAAAGAAACGGGATCTTTTATGTGGCCGACTCGGGGCTGGCGTCCGTATTGGCGTTCGACACCCAAGGGAATCTGCGGATCCGGATCCAGGCGGAGCTCGAGCGGCCTTCGGGACTGGCGATCGCCGGCGAAAAGCTGTACGTGGCCGACGCGCAAGCCCATGCGGTCGCGGTCTTCGACATGGCCGGTAAATTTCTCGCCCGGTTCGGACGGCGCGGCGTGGAACCGGGGGAATTCAATTTCCCGACGCATCTTTCGAGCGACGCAAAGGGGCGGCTGTACGTGACCGACTCGATGAACTCCCGGGTGCAGGTATTCGACGCCGACGGAAGGTTCCTGAACGTGATCGGCGGCATGGGCGACGGCTCCGGGCATTTCAGCCGACCCAAGGGCGTGGCGGTCGACGGTTTCGGGAACGTGTATGTCGCCGACGCCTTGTACGACAACCTTCAGATCTTCGACGAAAAGGGCCGCTTCCTTCTCGACGTGGGAAGAGCCGGGTCGGAAGAAGGCGAATTCTGGATGCCCGCAGGCGTTGCGATCGGCCGGAACAACGAGATCTACGTGGCGGACTCGTACAACTGCCGAGTTCAACAGTTCCAATACGTGGGGAAACCGTGA
- a CDS encoding 6-bladed beta-propeller, with protein sequence MSLDINKRARQLAAGAGLLILFAGCATTPVSKPRTDIFFPPPPEAARLQYLTSFSSEQDLGGGPGKFASFVVGKAPPDKPIGKPYGVALRDGMLYVCDTGVQAIEILDLQKKQFRYFTPAREASLRTPVNIAVDHDGTRYVADTGRGQVVIFAADDRYLGAIGEKVLRAAKAHSKAPPQTEAASVDAVDEMKPTDVAIAGDRLYVADMKNNRVRVYDKATRKLLFSIPADPAAADPQAKLYAPVNLAVDAQRRLYVTDIGAFRVQQYDPDGKFLRSFGRMGDSPGEFARPKGVAVDREGRVYVVDAAAQVVQIFDAEGKLLLFFGEPEGSPVGLNLPAKVVIDYDHVGLFRSYAAPGFQVEYLVIVTNQYGDRKVSVFGFGGKK encoded by the coding sequence ATGTCGCTGGATATAAATAAGAGGGCACGGCAACTGGCAGCCGGCGCGGGCCTGCTCATCCTGTTTGCCGGCTGCGCGACGACGCCGGTTTCCAAGCCCAGGACGGACATTTTCTTCCCGCCGCCGCCGGAAGCGGCGCGTCTTCAGTATCTTACGAGCTTCTCCAGCGAGCAGGACCTGGGGGGAGGGCCGGGGAAGTTCGCCTCCTTCGTCGTGGGGAAGGCGCCCCCCGACAAGCCGATCGGTAAACCGTACGGGGTCGCGCTGCGGGACGGCATGCTGTACGTCTGCGATACGGGGGTCCAGGCGATCGAGATCCTGGACCTGCAGAAGAAGCAGTTCCGTTACTTTACGCCCGCCAGGGAAGCGTCCCTTCGGACCCCGGTGAATATCGCCGTGGATCACGACGGCACGCGGTACGTGGCCGACACGGGGCGCGGCCAGGTGGTGATCTTCGCCGCCGACGACCGGTACCTGGGCGCGATCGGAGAGAAGGTTCTCAGGGCGGCCAAGGCGCACTCGAAGGCGCCGCCGCAAACCGAAGCGGCGTCCGTGGACGCGGTCGACGAAATGAAGCCGACCGACGTGGCGATTGCGGGGGACCGGCTGTACGTGGCCGACATGAAAAACAACCGCGTGCGGGTGTACGACAAGGCCACGCGCAAGCTGTTGTTCTCGATCCCCGCCGACCCCGCCGCGGCGGACCCGCAGGCCAAGCTGTACGCCCCCGTCAACCTGGCGGTCGATGCGCAGCGGCGTCTGTACGTGACCGACATCGGGGCGTTCCGCGTGCAGCAGTACGATCCCGACGGGAAGTTCCTGCGAAGCTTCGGCCGCATGGGCGATTCCCCCGGCGAATTCGCCCGCCCCAAGGGGGTGGCCGTGGATCGCGAGGGCCGCGTCTACGTGGTGGACGCGGCAGCTCAGGTGGTCCAGATCTTCGACGCCGAAGGGAAGCTCCTGCTGTTCTTCGGCGAGCCGGAAGGCAGCCCGGTGGGGCTGAACCTGCCCGCCAAGGTAGTGATCGACTACGACCACGTCGGCCTGTTCCGGTCCTATGCCGCTCCGGGCTTCCAGGTGGAGTATCTCGTGATCGTCACCAACCAGTACGGCGACCGGAAGGTGAGCGTGTTTGGGTTTGGCGGCAAGAAGTAG